The following coding sequences are from one Methanobacterium sp. window:
- a CDS encoding DUF2703 domain-containing protein, giving the protein MESNEMTGMKTLKIKWQRLISDEQTCPRCGSTEGELEKAVLTLKQSLTPLGIEVILKKKALSEEEFKRDPLKSNQILLNDRPLEDWIRGEVGQSECCDVCNDDCRTIEVEGEVYETIPAELIIKAGLLAATQLVDKTEPSCGCEIPGEPDDSCCPK; this is encoded by the coding sequence ATGGAAAGTAATGAGATGACCGGTATGAAAACATTAAAAATTAAGTGGCAAAGGCTTATATCTGATGAACAAACATGTCCAAGGTGTGGATCAACTGAAGGAGAACTTGAAAAGGCGGTTTTAACCCTCAAACAATCCCTCACTCCGCTGGGAATAGAAGTCATTCTAAAAAAGAAGGCGCTTTCTGAAGAGGAGTTCAAAAGAGACCCTTTAAAATCTAATCAAATTTTGCTTAATGATCGGCCATTAGAGGATTGGATTAGGGGAGAAGTTGGACAGAGTGAGTGTTGTGATGTCTGTAATGACGATTGTAGGACAATTGAAGTAGAGGGAGAAGTCTATGAAACAATCCCTGCAGAATTAATAATTAAAGCAGGGCTTCTTGCAGCTACACAGTTAGTTGATAAGACAGAACCATCTTGTGGGTGTGAAATTCCAGGAGAACCCGATGATAGTTGTTGCCCAAAATAA